One window of the Vigna radiata var. radiata cultivar VC1973A chromosome 1, Vradiata_ver6, whole genome shotgun sequence genome contains the following:
- the LOC106760173 gene encoding receptor-like protein 12, with product MKNSSESGEAKCIGRERQALLSFKEGLIDNFGMLCTWTNNTDCCKWKRIQCNSHTGHVQLLDLHGNSHDTPYLRGAINVTSLIHLPYIQHLDLSRNYFAMSYIPEFMGSITNLRYLDLSSSYFAGRIPSTLGNLLQLRYLDLGKNILWGEIPIHIGNLKHLQYLDLGLFYLSGKIPSQIGNLRKLQHLSLGSNSPLYIRKKPRYISKSLSGAIPFRLGHLPLLHTLRLVGNFDIQAKDAKWLSTLHSLTILQLSSLDSLKSSHQWLQTISKMIPNLTELRLVDCNLLDSDIQSLFLSRSSNNYTSLTILDLSSNMLSSLILQFLFNFSLHLKELYVSHNNITLSPPQCPNFPSLKILDLSRNNLLPPMVRANFNMSSKLQELYLENCSLMDGNFLLSSTSTTNSLSSLVFLDLSNNLLKSSPMFYWLFNFTTNLVSIDLDGNLLEGPIPDEFGKVMMNSLEHLSLSNNKLQGKVPSFFGSMCRLQVLDLSNNKLNGEFPSFTQNSSWCSRHIFRELSLSYNQITGRIPESIRLLSQLETLSLRWNSLKGDVTESHLSNFSKLYRLGLSHNSLSVKFGSNWVPPFQLMFLFLASCKVGPSFPSWIQTQNSLIQLDISNNGLNDFVPEWFWNKLKMLYSLNMSHNNLIGSIPNLQSKLPFRPSIILSSNEFEGKFPLFLLQASELLLSANKFSDFSCGNVTAANLATLDLSNNQIKGQLPDCWKSTNRLLFLDLSSNELSGKLPNSMGTLVNLEALVLRNNSLMGELPSSLKNCKNLIMLDVSENMISGPIPSWVGESMQQLIILIMRGNQFSGNLPPHICYLRRIQLLDISRNKLSEGIPTCLNNFIAFSQNTINKIETESRVYWYNSTYSQIYNFFIDSYYSFHITWMWKGVEHNFKRPELTLLSIDLSCNNLIGAIPKEITYMLGLVSLNLSRNNLSGEIPSDIGNLSSLESLDLSRNKFYGRIPSSLSQMNFLQKLDLSHNSLSGRIPLARHMDTFDASCFEGNADLCGEQLNKSCPGDQTLVKPRKEEVHVEYCVFYEALYMSLGIGFFTGFWGLLGPLLLWQPWRMTYLMFLNRIIDYLLVMVEVNLAKR from the coding sequence ATGAAGAACTCAAGTGAAAGTGGTGAAGCAAAGTGCATAGGGAGGGAAAGGCAAGCACTCCTCAGTTTCAAAGAAGGTCTTATAGATAACTTTGGCATGCTCTGTACTTGGACCAATAATACAGATTGCTGCAAATGGAAACGCATTCAATGCAATAGTCATACTGGTCATGTGCAACTATTGGATCTTCATGGAAACTCCCACGATACACCCTATTTGAGAGGTGCAATCAATGTCACTTCATTGATTCACTTGCCATATATTCAACATCTGGATCTCAGCCGTAATTATTTTGCAATGAGTTACATCCCAGAGTTTATGGGCTCCATCACCAACTTAAGATATCTCGATCTCTCCAGTTCTTATTTTGCAGGGAGGATTCCTTCAACACTTGGAAATCTCTTACAACTACGCTATCTAGATCTTGGGAAAAATATTCTTTGGGGTGAAATTCCCATTCATATTGGGAATTTGAAACACTTACAGTATCTCGATCTTGGACTATTCTATCTTTCCGGAAAAATCCCATCTCAAATTGGGAATCTTAGAAAGCTACAACATCTCAGTCTAGGAAGTAATAGTCCTCTATATATAAGGAAAAAGCCAAGGTatatttcaaaatctctttCTGGAGCAATCCCTTTTCGCTTAGGGCATCTTCCATTGTTGCATACTCTCCGACTAGTTGGCAATTTTGATATACAAGCTAAAGATGCAAAATGGTTGTCTACTCTCCATTCCTTAACCATTCTTCAACTGAGTTCATTGGATAGTCTTAAATCCTCTCACCAGTGGCTACAAACTATAAGTAAAATGATTCCAAACTTAACAGAGTTGAGGCTAGTTGATTGTAATCTTCTGGACAGTGATATTCAATCTTTGTTCCTTTCTCGCTCTTCAAATAATTACACCTCTCTTACCATACTAGATCTGTCTTCTAATATGTTGTCATCATTAATACTTCAATTCTTGTTTAACTTTAGCCTTCATCTTAAAGAGCTTTATGTTTCTCACAATAATATAACCTTGTCACCTCCTCAGTGTCCAAATTTTCCATCTCTTAAAATCCTCGACCTCTCTAGGAATAATCTTCTACCACCCATGGTTCGAGCTAATTTTAATATGAGCTCCAAACTACAAGAGCTTTATCTTGAAAATTGTAGTCTTATGGATGGAAATTTCCTTCTTTCATCTACTTCTACAACGAATTCTTTGTCCTCACTTGTCTTCCTTGATCTCTCCAATAACTTGCTAAAATCATCTCCAATGTTTTACTGGCTTTTTAACTTCACCACCAATCTGGTTTCCATTGACCTTGATGGTAACTTGTTAGAAGGTCCAATTCCAGATGAATTTGGGAAAGTGATGATGAACTCTCTTGAACATCTTTCTCTTTCCAATAACAAACTCCAAGGCAAGGTTCCGTCTTTCTTTGGGAGCATGTGCAGATTACAAGTATTGGACCTCTCAAATAACAAGTTAAACGGTGAATTTCCGAGCTTCACACAAAATTCTTCATGGTGCAGCAGACACATATTTCGGGAGTTGAGCTTATCTTATAACCAAATTACTGGTAGGATACCCGAGAGCATCAGACTGCTATCTCAGTTGGAAACTTTATCGTTGCGATGGAATTCTTTAAAGGGTGATGTCACTGAATCTCATCTTTCTAACTTTTCCAAATTATATCGCTTAGGCTTGTCGCATAACTCATTGTCAGTAAAATTTGGCTCTAATTGGGTTCCTCCTTTTCAATTAATGTTCTTGTTTCTTGCATCTTGCAAGGTAGGACCCAGTTTTCCTAGTTGGATCCAGACACAAAATTCCTTAATCCAACTAGATATATCTAATAATGGGTTGAATGATTTCGTACCAGAATGGTTTTGGAACAAGTTGAAAATGTTGTATAGTTTGAATATGTCTCACAATAATCTCATTGGCTCAATCCCTAATCTGCAATCAAAGCTTCCTTTTAGACCATCTATAATTTTAAGTTCGAATGAATTTGAGGGAAAATTTCCATTATTTTTGCTACAAGCTTCCGAATTGTTACTTTCTGCAAATAAATTTTCAGATTTCTCCTGTGGAAACGTCACAGCTGCAAACTTGGCAACTTTAGatttatcaaataatcaaataaaggGGCAACTTCCAGATTGTTGGAAATCGACAAATCGATTATTGTTTCTTGATTTAAGTAGCAATGAATTGTCAGGCAAGCTTCCTAACTCTATGGGCACCCTTGTTAACTTGGAAGCTTTGGTTTTACGAAACAATAGTTTAATGGGTGAATTGCCTTCTTCTTTGAAGAATTGcaagaatttaattatgttgGATGTGAGTGAGAATATGATCTCAGGTCCAATACCATCATGGGTTGGAGAAAGCATGCAACAATTGATAATTTTGATCATGAGAGGGAATCAGTTCTCTGGAAATCTTCCCCCTCATATATGTTATTTGAGGCGTATTCAATTGTTGGATATTTCTAGGAATAAGTTATCAGAAGGCATTCCAACTTGCTTAAACAATTTCATTGCATTCTCTCAAAACACCATCAACAAAATTGAAACTGAAAGTCGAGTGTATTGGTACAATAGTACTTACtctcaaatttataattttttcattgatagttattattcatttcatataaCATGGATGTGGAAAGGTGTGGAACACAACTTCAAACGTCCAGAATTAACTCTTCTAAGCATTGATCTCTCgtgtaataatttaattggtGCAATTCCAAAAGAGATTACGTACATGCTAGGGTTGGTTTCTTTGAATTTATCAAGAAACAATTTGAGTGGAGAAATTCCTTCCGATATTGGAAATTTAAGTTCACTTGAATCCCTTGACTTGTCAAGAAATAAATTCTATGGGAGaattccttcttctctttcccAAATGAATTTTCTCCAAAAATTAGACTTGTCACACAATTCTCTTTCTGGAAGAATCCCATTAGCAAGGCACATGGATACATTTGA
- the LOC106774986 gene encoding receptor-like protein 12 gives MMTPYFVALFHLLLLYSFVFSVGFKESRKSGESNCRKNERQALLNFKQSLTVDYGRLSTWTDHQNNTDCCNWEGIQCNHQTGHVILLDLSCLDTHYLTGAINLTSLVPLQYIQHLDLSNNYFMLTHIPQSIGSFTNLQYLNLSFSAFSGRIPFQLGNLSLLKYLDLGTNILXGPVPFXIGNLXQLQYLDLGXNYLTGEIPFQLRNLKRLQCLNLAGNTLSGAIPFRNGNLPHLQTLGLGGDFYIEAEDSQWLSNLHSLTSLKLSSLHNLSSSRQWLQAISELIPNLVELRLVDCSLSDTNIKTLFRSHSNFSTSLTVLDLSSNVLTSSTFQLLFNFSLHLQELYLSKNDIXLSSFLSPNFPSLNILDLSWNNLTSSVFQGNFNFGSNLRKLLLYNCSLTDQSFPISSASTINSSSSLVILDLSSNLLKSSNVFYWLLNCTTNLLTLDLNDNLLEGPIPDEFGEVMNSLEYFQASWNRLQGRIPSFFGNMCKLQSLYLSNNKFNGEISHFFQNSSWCNRHIFQNLDLSYNQITGKIPESIRLLSELEDLYLGQNSLEGDVTESHLSSFSKLYDLDLSHNSLSVKFLSSWVPPFQVKTLSLTSCKLGPSFPGWLQTQNSLMWIDISDNELSDSVPAWFWNKLQNLEWLNMSHNNLSGAIPDIPLKLPHRPSIILYSNQFEGALPPFLLQASGLFLSKNTISDLYSFLCNQIIASNLATLDLSNNHITGQIPDCWQPLHQLLFLDLSENKLSGNIPISMGKLVKLKALVLRKNNLTGGLHSSLKNCTNLIMLDVSENNLSCRIPSWIGESMQQLRILNMKGNHFSSNFPIQLCYLRYIQLLDLSRNKLSKAIPTCIKNFTAMSEKSINRTETQDLIYGYNITYMEIYGLSAPSNYRFDVTWMWKGVEQVFRDPEMKLKSIDLSCNDLSGEIPKEVACLVGLVSLNLSSNNLSGEIPFGIGNLSSLESLDLSRNHLHGRIPSSLSQLDFLGKLNLSYNALSGRIPLGRHLQTFEASSFEGNIHLCGEQLNKSCPGDHTTAKPEEAGGGDGNDSVFYEALYMSMGLGFFVGFWGLIGPILIWKPWRIAYLRFLNRLTTEIQL, from the coding sequence ATGATGACTCCTTACTTTGTCGCACTATTTCATCTGCTTTTATTGTATTCCTTTGTGTTTTCAGTTGGATTCAAGGAATCACGTAAAAGTGGTGAAAGCAACTGCAGAAAGAATGAGAGACAAGCACTCCTCAACTTCAAACAAAGCCTCACAGTTGACTATGGCAGACTGTCTACATGGACTGATCATCAAAATAATACAGATTGCTGCAATTGGGAAGGCATTCAATGCAACCATCAAACTGGTCATGTCATTCTACTTGATCTTAGTTGTCTGGATACACATTATTTAACAGGTGCAATCAATCTCACTTCATTGGTTCCCTTGCAATACATTCAACATCTAGACCTCagcaataattattttatgttgacTCACATCCCCCAATCCATTGGCTCTTTCACCAACTTACAATATCTCAATCTCTCATTTTCTGCATTCAGTGGGAGGATTCCTTTCCAACTTGGAAATCTTTCACTACTAAAGTATCTAGACCTTGGAACAAATATACTTNTTGGACCAGTTCCTTTTNAGATTGGGAATCTTAGNCAGTTACAATATCTTGATCTTGGANNGAATTATCTAACAGGAGAAATCCCATTTCAACTTAGGAATCTCAAGCGGCTACAATGTCTTAATCTTGCAGGGAACACTCTTTCTGGAGCTATCCCTTTTCGGAATGGGAATCTTCCTCACTTACAAACTCTTGGGCTAGGTGGTGATTTTTATATAGAAGCTGAAGATTCACAGTGGTTGTCTAATCTCCATTCTTTAACAAGTCTTAAGTTGAGCTCATTGCATAATCTCAGCTCCTCGCGCCAGTGGCTACAAGCCATCAGTGAGCTAATTCCAAACTTAGTAGAGTTGAGGCTTGTTGATTGTTCTCTTTCAGATACTAATATCAAAACTTTGTTTCGCTCTCATTCCAACTTTTCAACTTCTCTTACTGTCCTTGATTTGTCTTCTAATGTGCTAACTTCCTCAACTTTTCAACTGTTATTCAATTTTAGCCTTCATCTACAAGAGCTTTATCTTAGCAAAAATGACATTNAATTGTCATCTTTTCTTTCACCAAATTTTCCATCTCTTAATATACTTGATCTNTCGTGGAATAATCTAACATCATCAGTATTTCaaggaaattttaattttggctCCAATCTACGAAAGCTTCTTCTGTATAACTGCAGTCTTACAGATCAAAGTTTTCCTATTTCCTCTGCTTCCACAATtaattcttcatcttctcttgTCATACTTGATCTGTCCTCAAATCTATTAAAATCATCTAATGTGTTTTACTGGCTTCTGAATTGCACCACGAATCTTCTGACCCTTGACCTCAATGACAACTTGTTAGAAGGTCCCATTCCAGATGAATTTGGAGAAGTAATGAACTCTCTTGAATATTTTCAAGCCTCCTGGAACAGACTACAAGGTAGGATTCCGTCTTTCTTTGGAAACATGTGCAAATTACAGAGCTTATACCTTTCAAATAACAAGTTTAATGGGGAAATTtctcatttctttcaaaattcttCATGGTGCAACAGACACATATTTCAGAATTTGGATTTATCTTATAACCAAATTACTGGCAAGATACCTGAAAGCATTAGATTGTTATCCGAGTTAGAGGATTTATACTTGGGGCAAAATTCTTTAGAGGGTGATGTCACTGAATCTCATCTTTCTAGTTTTTCCAAATTATATGACTTAGACTTGTCACATAACTCATTGTCTGTGAAATTTCTCTCTAGTTGGGTTCCTCCTTTTCAAGTAAAAACATTGAGTTTAACATCTTGCAAGCTAGGTCCGAGTTTTCCTGGTTGGCTCCAAACACAAAATTCCTTAATGTGGATAGATATATCTGATAATGAGCTCAGTGATTCTGTACCAGCATGGTTTTGGAACAAATTGCAAAATTTGGAATGGTTAAACATGTCTCACAATAATCTCAGTGGTGCAATTCCTGATATACCATTAAAGCTTCCTCATAGACCATCTATAATTCTGTATTCAAATCAATTTGAGGGCGCACTCCCACCATTTTTGCTGCAAGCTTCAGGGCTGTTCCTCTCTAAAAATACAATTTCTGATTTGTATTCTTTCTTATGTAACCAAATCATTGCTTCGAATTTGGCAACTTTAGATTTATCGAACAATCACATAACGGGACAAATTCCTGATTGTTGGCAACCTTTACACCAATTACTATTTCTTGATTTGAGCGAGAATAAGTTGTCTGGCAATATTCCCATCTCCATGGGTAAACTTGTTAAATTAAAAGCATTGGTTTTACGAAAGAATAATTTAACAGGTGGCCTGCATTCCAGTTTGAAGAATTGCACTAATTTAATTATGCTGGATGTGAGTGAAAATAATTTGTCTTGTCGAATACCATCATGGATTGGAGAAAGTATGCAACAATTGAGAATCTTGAACATGAAAGGGAATCACTTCTCATCAAATTTTCCTATTCAACTTTGCTATTTAAGGTATATTCAATTGTTAGATCTCTCCAGGAATAAATTATCAAAAGCAATTCCAACATGCATAAAGAATTTTACAGCCATGTCTGAAAAGAGCATCAACAGAACTGAAACTCAGGACCTTATATATGGGTATAATATTACTTATATGGAAATCTACGGTCTCTCCGCGCCTTCTAACTACAGGTTTGACGTAACGTGGATGTGGAAAGGTGTGGAACAGGTGTTCAGAGATCCCGAAATGAAACTTAAGAGTATTGATCTCTCATGTAATGATTTAAGTGGTGAAATACCAAAAGAGGTTGCGTGTTTGGTTGGGCtggtttctttaaatttatcatcaaacaATTTGAGTGGAGAAATTCCTTTTGGGATTGGAAATTTAAGTTCACTTGAATCTCTTGACTTGTCAAGAAATCATTTGCATGGGAGaattccttcttctctttctcaacTTGATTTCTTAGGAAAACTGAACTTGTCTTATAACGCTCTTTCTGGAAGAATTCCATTGGGAAGACATTTGCAGACGTTTGAAGCCTCTAGTTTTGAAGGAAATATCCATCTTTGTGGTGAACAACTCAACAAAAGTTGTCCTGGAGATCATACAACAGCAAAGCCAGAAGAAGCAGGAGGAGGGGATGGAAATGATTCTGTTTTCTATGAAGCATTATACATGAGCATGGGCCTAGGATTCTTCGTAGGATTTTGGGGCTTAATAGGGCCCATTCTGATATGGAAACCTTGGAGAATTGCTTACCTAAGATTCTTGAACAGATTGACAACTGAGATACAGCTATGA
- the LOC111241523 gene encoding uncharacterized protein LOC111241523, with translation MGVGIIPICNCGELAVVKMAKTSKNARRYFWGCGNYKSGTSSVMSCNYFKWCNEEKVDERDVIIGSQRRKICDMEKTVSALTRRNQFLVAVVCVLSVVVCVLSGVFLG, from the exons ATGGGGGTAGGGATAATCCCCATTTGCAATTGTGGTGAGTTGGCTGTAGTAAAAATGGCTAAAACTTCAAAGAATGCTAGAAGATACTTTTGGGGTTGTGGAAACTACAAG AGTGGAACTAGTAGTGTGATGTCTTGTAACTATTTCAAGTGGTGCAATGAAGAAAAGGTTGATGAAAGGGATGTTATCATTGGTAGTCAAAGGAGGAAGATTTGTGATATGGAGAAGACAGTGAGTGCTTTGACGAGAAGGAACCAATTCTTAGTAGCAGTGGTATGTGTTCTTAGTGTAGTGGTATGTGTTCTAAGTGGTGTATTTTTAGGTTGA